The following coding sequences are from one Arcobacter nitrofigilis DSM 7299 window:
- the ftsH gene encoding ATP-dependent zinc metalloprotease FtsH has translation MKNKKNNKQDKNNNNNNNNFFSNNPLLVFVLFSLVTIMAFKALFPEEQGGSATNQNIQAFGQTKHKTIAYSDLKNLISSGKIQYVGIGNTNIKAVSKPNGGDITTYTARRVVPDSTLIPMLEKNKIDYGGVNEENVLADILFGWVLPIFIFFAIWMFLAKRMSKSMGGGSGGILGIGSSKKMINSEKPNVKFEDMAGNKEAKEEVQEVVDFLKDPDRYVKLGAQIPKGVLLVGPPGTGKTLLAKAVAGEADVEFLSVSGSAFIEMFVGVGASRVRDLFEQAKKVAPAIIFIDEIDAIGKSRASGGPMGGNDEREQTLNQLLAEMDGFATESAPVIVLAATNRPEVLDPALLRPGRFDRQVLVDKPDFEGRKEILNVHIKGVKVGTDVDLVEVARMTAGLAGADLANIINEAALLAGRAKKEEVTYTDFKEAVERQIAGLEKKSRRISPKERKIVAYHESGHALIAEITKGAKKVNKVSIVPRGLAALGYTLNNPEENKYLMQKHELIAEVDVLLGGRAAEEVFIKEISTGAGNDLERATDIVKSMASIYGMSDIAGLMVLEKRSNQFLGGQTQKDFSDNMAKDLDTHIKTVLNERYEIVLQALRDNSAAIEEMTKELLEVEVISGKRVREVIKANGGVVFEEEDLHSEKIENNVEVNKTTAETSEDKKEDETSTNVEESENKDEKKDD, from the coding sequence TTGAAAAATAAGAAAAACAATAAACAAGACAAAAACAATAACAATAACAACAATAATTTTTTTAGTAATAATCCATTATTAGTTTTTGTTTTATTTTCATTAGTTACAATTATGGCTTTTAAAGCCTTATTTCCAGAAGAACAAGGAGGAAGTGCAACAAATCAAAATATTCAAGCATTTGGGCAAACAAAGCATAAGACTATTGCATATTCTGATTTGAAAAATTTAATTAGTAGTGGAAAAATTCAATATGTGGGAATTGGAAATACTAATATTAAAGCCGTATCAAAACCAAATGGTGGTGATATTACAACATATACTGCAAGAAGAGTAGTTCCAGATAGTACATTAATTCCTATGTTAGAAAAAAATAAAATTGATTATGGTGGGGTTAATGAGGAAAATGTCTTAGCTGATATTCTATTTGGTTGGGTTTTACCTATCTTTATATTCTTTGCAATTTGGATGTTCTTAGCTAAAAGAATGTCAAAATCAATGGGTGGTGGAAGTGGAGGAATCCTAGGAATTGGATCTTCTAAAAAAATGATAAACTCAGAAAAACCAAATGTAAAATTTGAAGATATGGCTGGAAATAAAGAGGCAAAAGAAGAGGTTCAAGAAGTTGTTGATTTCTTAAAAGACCCAGATAGATATGTAAAACTTGGAGCTCAAATTCCAAAAGGTGTTTTACTAGTAGGACCTCCAGGTACAGGTAAAACTCTACTTGCAAAAGCAGTAGCAGGTGAAGCAGATGTTGAATTCTTATCAGTTTCTGGTTCTGCATTTATTGAGATGTTTGTTGGGGTTGGAGCTTCTAGGGTTAGAGATTTATTTGAACAAGCAAAAAAAGTTGCACCTGCAATTATTTTTATTGATGAGATTGATGCAATTGGTAAAAGTAGAGCATCAGGTGGACCAATGGGTGGAAATGATGAGAGAGAACAAACTCTAAATCAACTTTTAGCTGAAATGGATGGATTTGCAACAGAATCTGCACCAGTTATTGTATTAGCTGCAACAAATAGACCAGAAGTTCTTGATCCTGCATTATTAAGACCAGGAAGATTTGATAGACAAGTTTTAGTTGATAAACCTGATTTTGAAGGTAGAAAAGAGATTTTAAATGTACACATTAAAGGTGTAAAAGTTGGTACTGATGTTGACTTGGTTGAAGTTGCTCGTATGACAGCTGGACTTGCTGGTGCAGATTTAGCAAATATCATTAATGAAGCAGCACTACTAGCTGGAAGAGCAAAAAAAGAAGAAGTTACATATACTGATTTTAAAGAAGCAGTTGAAAGACAAATTGCTGGTTTAGAGAAAAAATCAAGAAGAATTTCTCCAAAAGAGAGAAAAATTGTAGCTTACCATGAATCTGGGCATGCTTTAATTGCAGAGATTACAAAAGGTGCTAAAAAAGTAAATAAAGTATCAATTGTTCCAAGAGGGCTTGCAGCTTTAGGATACACATTAAATAATCCAGAAGAGAATAAATACTTAATGCAAAAACATGAACTAATAGCAGAAGTTGATGTATTATTAGGTGGTAGAGCAGCAGAAGAGGTATTTATTAAAGAGATTAGTACAGGTGCTGGAAATGACTTAGAAAGAGCAACAGATATAGTTAAATCTATGGCTTCTATCTATGGTATGAGTGATATTGCTGGATTAATGGTTTTAGAAAAAAGATCAAATCAATTTTTAGGTGGTCAAACACAAAAAGACTTCTCTGATAATATGGCAAAAGATCTTGATACTCATATTAAAACAGTATTAAATGAAAGATATGAAATTGTTCTTCAAGCTTTAAGAGATAACAGTGCTGCTATTGAAGAGATGACTAAAGAGTTACTTGAAGTAGAAGTTATTTCAGGTAAAAGAGTAAGAGAAGTTATTAAAGCAAATGGTGGAGTTGTTTTTGAAGAAGAAGATTTACATTCTGAAAAAATAGAAAACAATGTTGAAGTAAATAAAACTACTGCTGAAACTTCTGAGGATAAAAAAGAAGATGAAACTTCTACTAATGTAGAAGAATCTGAAAATAAAGATGAGAAAAAAGATGATTAA
- the metK gene encoding methionine adenosyltransferase, whose translation MENKTEYLFTSEVVSPGHPDKCADIIADTIVDKLIIGDSKSRVASEVFVAGKHVVIGGEVTSATNLSEQDYKDLVIEALAKIGYNGHPHFTKEECLHPDDVNVQVLLNRQSPDINQGVDQVDGETGAGDQGIMFGYANSETANFMPSAITYARMLMEKVYAYALANPDVLGVDIKTQVTVDYETKENFENCLPKHIHTIVVSAPCVSTMNIDTVRKLILGLIKDTDLPKELFDLEKTIIHINPTGKYVSHSSLHDSGLTGRKLIVDSFGGYAPIGGGAQSSKDYTKVDRSGLYAGRWIAKHIVASGIAKKAIVQLSYAIGVAKPTSISVDTCGTCIDGLNDDILSTFVHDSFSLTPNWITKKFNLDKPSVDTFLYADVAARGQVGQEDYPWEQLDELDKFISLKK comes from the coding sequence ATGGAAAACAAAACAGAATATTTATTTACTAGTGAAGTAGTAAGCCCAGGTCACCCTGATAAGTGTGCAGATATTATAGCAGATACAATAGTTGATAAGTTGATTATCGGAGATAGCAAAAGTAGAGTTGCATCAGAGGTTTTTGTTGCAGGTAAACATGTTGTTATTGGTGGAGAAGTTACTTCAGCTACAAATTTATCTGAACAAGATTATAAAGATTTAGTAATCGAAGCCTTAGCCAAAATTGGATATAATGGTCACCCTCATTTTACAAAAGAGGAGTGTTTACACCCTGATGATGTAAATGTACAAGTTTTATTAAATAGACAATCTCCTGATATAAATCAAGGTGTTGATCAAGTTGATGGTGAAACTGGTGCTGGAGATCAAGGAATCATGTTTGGTTATGCAAATAGTGAAACAGCAAACTTTATGCCAAGTGCAATTACATATGCAAGAATGCTTATGGAAAAAGTTTATGCTTATGCTTTAGCTAATCCAGATGTTTTAGGTGTAGATATTAAAACACAAGTTACTGTTGATTATGAGACAAAAGAGAACTTTGAAAATTGTTTACCAAAACATATTCATACTATCGTTGTTTCAGCTCCTTGTGTATCTACTATGAACATAGATACAGTAAGAAAATTAATCTTGGGATTAATTAAAGATACAGATTTACCAAAAGAGTTATTTGATTTAGAAAAAACTATTATTCATATTAACCCAACAGGAAAATATGTATCACACTCTTCTTTACATGATTCAGGATTAACAGGAAGAAAACTTATTGTTGATTCTTTTGGAGGATATGCACCAATTGGTGGTGGAGCTCAGTCAAGTAAAGATTATACAAAAGTTGATAGAAGTGGGTTATATGCTGGTAGATGGATAGCAAAACATATTGTTGCTTCTGGAATTGCTAAAAAAGCGATAGTTCAACTGTCTTATGCAATTGGTGTTGCTAAACCAACTTCGATTTCTGTTGATACTTGTGGGACTTGTATTGATGGATTAAATGATGATATTTTATCTACATTTGTGCATGATAGTTTTTCGTTAACTCCAAACTGGATTACGAAAAAATTCAATTTAGATAAACCAAGTGTTGATACTTTCCTTTATGCAGATGTAGCAGCACGAGGACAAGTTGGACAAGAGGATTATCCTTGGGAACAACTTGATGAATTAGACAAGTTTATAAGTTTGAAGAAATAG
- a CDS encoding tRNA dihydrouridine synthase produces MKKLDFSQPLMVLAPLAGYTDLPFRAVVKKFGADLTISEMISSNALVYNSQKTFKMIEKSPSEDPYFVQIAGNKAELVRDAVEILNDMEGIDGIDLNCGCPAPKVFNHGSGSNLLGDLKKLEEILGTVKKYNKKLYTSAKVRIGVNEKIPVDIAKAVESCGVDFISVHGRTRAGKYKAPVDYDAIKAIKEAVSIPVIANGDIKDYAKAKEVLAHTKADGLMIGRGAIGKPWIFYQLKNGVEDISEDIKKAIILEHYDAVLRFHGEHGAIMFRKLLHSYSKGYNGASEFRDIINTIKEPDIMRDTIESFFTENELQN; encoded by the coding sequence ATGAAAAAACTTGATTTTAGCCAACCCTTAATGGTGTTGGCTCCTCTTGCTGGATATACAGATTTACCTTTTCGTGCAGTTGTTAAAAAATTTGGTGCAGATTTGACCATTTCTGAAATGATTTCATCAAATGCACTTGTTTACAATTCTCAAAAAACTTTTAAGATGATAGAAAAATCTCCTTCAGAAGATCCATATTTTGTTCAAATTGCAGGTAATAAAGCAGAATTAGTTCGTGATGCTGTTGAGATACTAAATGATATGGAAGGTATTGATGGGATTGATTTGAACTGTGGTTGTCCCGCACCAAAAGTTTTTAACCATGGAAGTGGTTCAAACTTGTTGGGTGATTTGAAAAAATTAGAAGAGATTTTAGGAACAGTTAAAAAATATAATAAAAAACTTTATACTAGTGCAAAAGTGAGAATTGGAGTAAATGAAAAAATCCCAGTTGATATTGCAAAAGCAGTTGAGTCTTGTGGGGTTGATTTTATTTCAGTACATGGAAGAACAAGAGCTGGAAAATATAAAGCGCCAGTTGATTATGATGCTATTAAAGCAATAAAAGAAGCTGTTTCAATACCAGTTATTGCCAATGGTGATATAAAAGATTATGCAAAAGCAAAAGAAGTCTTAGCTCATACAAAAGCAGATGGACTAATGATTGGACGGGGTGCTATTGGCAAACCTTGGATTTTCTACCAATTAAAAAACGGGGTAGAAGATATAAGTGAAGATATCAAAAAAGCTATAATATTAGAACATTATGATGCAGTGCTAAGATTTCATGGTGAACATGGAGCGATAATGTTTAGAAAACTGCTTCACTCTTACTCTAAAGGGTATAATGGTGCCTCAGAGTTTAGAGATATAATTAATACTATAAAAGAGCCAGATATTATGAGAGATACGATTGAAAGCTTTTTTACAGAAAATGAGTTACAAAATTAA
- a CDS encoding phosphatidylserine decarboxylase yields the protein MINNFVAKEGRVYIYISFAIFVFSYLFICDTLAFITFFITLFLIFIYRNNLKVKAKVDSLVSPISGEVVAIDKIDSQNVVYINVGIMNSHILIAPKDSLVKEEFHKNGLNFCTNSYKAKELNEKRVLSFDDIKLELISGRFNISHEFINEIKVNQYDKIGVFINGIVKIYIPSSYQLNLKFAQKVKVGEVL from the coding sequence ATGATTAATAATTTTGTAGCAAAAGAGGGAAGAGTTTATATTTATATCTCTTTTGCTATTTTTGTATTTTCATATTTGTTTATATGTGATACATTAGCTTTTATAACTTTTTTTATAACCTTATTTCTGATATTTATTTATAGAAATAATCTAAAAGTAAAAGCAAAAGTTGATTCTTTAGTCTCTCCTATTAGTGGTGAAGTTGTTGCAATTGATAAAATCGATTCTCAAAATGTAGTATATATAAATGTAGGAATAATGAATTCTCACATATTAATCGCTCCAAAAGATTCACTAGTTAAAGAAGAATTTCATAAAAATGGACTTAACTTTTGTACAAATAGTTATAAAGCAAAAGAGTTAAATGAAAAAAGGGTATTAAGTTTTGATGATATTAAACTAGAATTGATATCTGGAAGATTTAATATTTCACATGAATTTATAAATGAAATAAAAGTAAACCAATATGATAAAATAGGGGTTTTTATAAATGGTATTGTAAAAATTTACATTCCTTCTTCTTATCAATTAAATTTAAAATTTGCACAAAAAGTAAAAGTAGGAGAAGTTTTATAA
- the accD gene encoding acetyl-CoA carboxylase, carboxyltransferase subunit beta, translating to MDLKNLFNKIKFDSKKEQPTKKDAPSHWIKCPECSSLMFFKEVESQNNICPKCNFHMRIGAKRRIEIICDENSFVEYDNDLIPNDPLNFVDSKSYKKRVDEAVKKTGRDSSVVSGECTINGIGVQMAIFDFAFMGGSLGSVEGEKIVRCVNRALEKKQGVIIVSASGGARMQESTFALMQMAKTSAALKKLDAAGLPYISVLTDPTMGGVSASFAFLGDIIMAEPGALVGFAGQRVIKQTIGADLPEGFQRAEFLLEKGSIDMVVNRADMKKTLSDLLTMFSTNTIQVS from the coding sequence ATGGATTTGAAGAATTTATTTAATAAAATAAAATTTGATAGTAAAAAAGAACAACCAACAAAAAAAGATGCACCAAGTCATTGGATAAAGTGTCCAGAATGTAGTTCTTTGATGTTTTTTAAGGAAGTAGAGTCTCAAAACAATATATGTCCTAAATGTAATTTTCATATGAGAATTGGTGCTAAAAGAAGAATCGAAATCATATGTGATGAAAATTCTTTTGTAGAATATGATAATGATTTAATTCCAAATGACCCATTAAACTTTGTTGATAGTAAATCTTATAAAAAAAGAGTTGATGAAGCTGTTAAAAAAACAGGAAGAGACTCTTCTGTTGTAAGTGGTGAATGTACTATCAATGGTATTGGTGTTCAAATGGCAATTTTTGATTTTGCTTTCATGGGTGGAAGTTTAGGTTCAGTTGAGGGTGAAAAGATTGTTAGATGTGTAAATCGTGCACTAGAAAAGAAACAAGGTGTTATTATTGTTTCTGCTTCGGGAGGTGCTAGAATGCAAGAATCAACTTTTGCTCTTATGCAAATGGCTAAAACTTCTGCAGCACTAAAAAAACTTGATGCTGCTGGACTTCCTTATATCTCAGTTTTAACTGATCCTACTATGGGTGGAGTTTCTGCTTCGTTTGCTTTTTTGGGTGATATTATAATGGCAGAGCCAGGTGCATTAGTTGGATTTGCAGGGCAAAGAGTTATTAAACAAACTATTGGAGCAGATTTACCTGAAGGCTTCCAAAGAGCTGAATTTTTACTTGAAAAAGGTTCAATTGATATGGTTGTGAATAGAGCAGATATGAAAAAAACTCTTTCTGATTTATTAACAATGTTTTCAACCAATACTATTCAAGTTAGTTAA
- a CDS encoding thiamine phosphate synthase, producing MNKNRFEELLGFNPKSSSNELYALCDFQTLKNKNISFERFLELCEKFDAKIIQYRDKLSNYETKKENLFYLRSKTNIPIIINDEIDLVQYCDGLHLGQEDFDKINSNKQLVVKLIRKKIGNKLLGLSTHNEKEILEANNLDLDMIGLGAYRTTTTKDVSVMLGNKISYLAKISKHPVCAIGGVKIAEPIANISFNVVGSSLYD from the coding sequence ATGAATAAAAATCGTTTTGAAGAACTTTTAGGATTTAATCCTAAAAGTTCTTCAAATGAGTTATATGCTTTATGTGACTTTCAAACTCTAAAAAATAAAAATATTTCCTTTGAAAGATTCTTAGAACTTTGCGAAAAGTTTGATGCAAAAATTATTCAATACAGAGATAAACTTTCAAATTATGAAACAAAAAAAGAAAACCTTTTTTATCTAAGAAGCAAAACAAATATTCCAATAATCATAAATGATGAGATAGATTTAGTACAATATTGTGATGGTTTACATTTAGGACAAGAAGATTTTGATAAAATTAATTCAAATAAACAATTAGTTGTAAAACTAATAAGAAAAAAAATTGGAAATAAACTTTTAGGACTCTCTACACACAATGAAAAAGAGATATTAGAAGCAAATAATTTGGATTTGGATATGATAGGACTTGGAGCTTACAGAACAACCACAACGAAAGATGTGAGTGTAATGTTAGGAAATAAGATATCTTATCTTGCAAAGATTTCAAAGCATCCAGTTTGTGCTATAGGTGGAGTAAAAATTGCTGAACCCATAGCAAATATTTCTTTTAATGTAGTAGGATCAAGTTTATATGATTAA
- a CDS encoding 2-isopropylmalate synthase, whose amino-acid sequence MDKNRIIVLDTTLRDGEQSPGCSMNTDEKIKVALQLEKLGVDVIEAGFAAASPGDFDAVSRIAEMVKNSSICSLSRAIENDIKQSGLAVCKAPLHRIHTFIATSPIHMKYKLKMSEAEVIKRAVHAVEYARTFVDDVEFSLEDAGRSEISFMKEVMDAVIAAGASTINLPDTVGYRLPTELGAMVKELSDFAGDRAIISVHNHNDLGLATANTLSAVLNGARQIEVTVNGLGERAGNSALEEAVMAIKTRKDAFGDLYTNINTKEIYPASRLVATITGVEPQQNKAIVGKNAFSHESGIHQDGMLKNQETYEIMKPEDVGVYKESNLILGKHSGRAAFRDKIVHLGFDKISEEELNTAFEKFKALADKKKDVTDDDIRMLVTDESLNHDKTYELVGLQISDCSSGTPMASVSIKHNDEIMIEANIGNGTMDAIFKTIDRLTGYTGELQSYNVTSVTEGKDALAKVTTRVIFDKSSPSFVGHGLSIDTMLATAKAYLGALNSYLSQKERLSKNNNKHQI is encoded by the coding sequence ATGGATAAAAATAGAATTATAGTATTAGATACAACATTAAGAGATGGGGAACAAAGCCCTGGTTGTTCTATGAATACTGATGAAAAGATTAAAGTTGCTTTGCAATTAGAAAAGTTAGGTGTTGATGTTATTGAAGCTGGTTTTGCAGCTGCTAGTCCTGGGGATTTTGATGCTGTTTCAAGAATAGCAGAAATGGTTAAAAACTCTAGTATTTGTTCTTTAAGTAGAGCAATTGAGAATGATATTAAACAATCAGGATTAGCAGTTTGTAAAGCACCTTTGCATAGGATTCACACCTTTATTGCAACTTCACCAATACATATGAAATATAAATTAAAAATGAGTGAAGCTGAAGTTATTAAAAGAGCAGTTCATGCGGTTGAATATGCAAGAACATTTGTTGATGATGTAGAGTTTTCTTTAGAAGATGCGGGAAGAAGTGAAATATCTTTTATGAAAGAGGTTATGGATGCAGTAATTGCAGCAGGGGCAAGTACAATTAACTTACCAGATACAGTTGGATATAGATTACCAACAGAATTAGGTGCGATGGTAAAAGAGTTAAGTGATTTTGCAGGAGATAGAGCAATTATTTCAGTTCATAATCACAATGACTTAGGCTTGGCAACAGCTAATACCTTATCTGCTGTTTTAAATGGTGCTAGACAAATAGAAGTTACAGTTAATGGTTTAGGTGAAAGAGCAGGGAATTCTGCTTTAGAAGAGGCTGTAATGGCTATTAAAACTAGAAAAGATGCTTTTGGTGATTTATATACAAATATAAATACAAAAGAAATATATCCTGCATCAAGATTAGTAGCAACAATAACAGGTGTAGAACCACAACAAAATAAAGCTATTGTTGGTAAAAATGCATTCTCTCATGAGAGTGGAATTCACCAAGATGGTATGTTGAAAAATCAAGAAACATATGAAATTATGAAGCCAGAAGATGTTGGTGTTTACAAAGAATCTAATTTGATTTTAGGAAAACATAGTGGACGTGCAGCATTTAGAGATAAAATAGTGCACTTAGGGTTTGATAAAATTTCTGAAGAAGAGTTAAATACTGCATTTGAAAAGTTTAAAGCCTTAGCTGATAAGAAAAAAGATGTTACTGATGATGATATTAGAATGTTAGTTACTGATGAGTCATTAAATCATGATAAAACTTATGAATTAGTTGGATTACAAATTTCTGATTGTTCATCTGGAACTCCAATGGCATCTGTATCAATTAAACATAATGATGAAATTATGATTGAAGCAAATATTGGTAATGGTACAATGGATGCAATTTTTAAAACTATTGATAGACTTACTGGTTATACAGGGGAGTTACAAAGTTATAATGTGACTTCAGTTACAGAAGGTAAAGATGCCTTGGCAAAAGTAACTACAAGAGTTATTTTTGATAAATCTTCACCATCATTTGTAGGACATGGTTTAAGTATTGATACTATGCTTGCAACTGCAAAAGCGTATTTAGGTGCACTTAACTCTTATCTTTCTCAAAAAGAAAGATTATCTAAAAATAATAATAAACATCAAATTTAA
- the dksA gene encoding RNA polymerase-binding protein DksA: MANTKQIDELKIILTERKELIEKNIQGSRDSLDSLKNSECNDDYDYAEVSSDSFKEGIIANQQSKELSEIEDALKRIENKTYGICEMCDESIAIGRLRAKPFAKFCTPCREIYESENN, translated from the coding sequence GTGGCGAATACAAAACAAATAGATGAGTTAAAAATTATTTTAACAGAAAGAAAAGAATTAATAGAAAAAAATATTCAGGGGAGTAGAGACAGTCTAGATTCTTTAAAAAATTCAGAGTGTAATGATGATTATGATTATGCAGAGGTTTCAAGTGATTCATTCAAAGAGGGGATAATTGCTAATCAACAATCAAAAGAGTTAAGTGAAATAGAAGACGCATTAAAAAGAATAGAAAACAAAACTTATGGTATTTGTGAAATGTGCGATGAATCAATTGCAATTGGAAGATTAAGAGCAAAACCATTTGCAAAATTTTGTACACCTTGTAGAGAGATTTATGAGAGTGAGAATAACTAA
- a CDS encoding 23S rRNA (pseudouridine(1915)-N(3))-methyltransferase RlmH: MKINIYQIAKSSNDEFNKIVEDFIKMSSKYAKVEIYNLFNKKIGKAQTISDIEAKKSYTEVFEPFLNNGYNIALDVLGKKADSYEFAKLLENSAVINFFIGGAFGFETSFLHKCDKKISLSELTFAHKIANIVLLEQIFRALCINNNHPYHK, encoded by the coding sequence ATTAAAATAAATATATATCAAATAGCAAAATCTTCAAATGATGAATTTAACAAAATTGTAGAAGATTTTATAAAAATGTCTTCAAAGTACGCAAAAGTTGAAATATATAATTTATTTAATAAAAAAATTGGAAAAGCACAAACCATTTCAGATATAGAAGCAAAAAAATCTTACACTGAAGTTTTTGAACCTTTTTTAAATAATGGGTATAATATTGCATTAGATGTTCTTGGTAAAAAAGCTGATAGTTATGAATTTGCAAAACTATTAGAAAATAGTGCAGTAATTAACTTTTTTATTGGTGGTGCTTTTGGATTTGAAACATCTTTTTTACATAAATGTGATAAAAAAATTAGTTTAAGTGAACTTACATTTGCTCATAAAATAGCTAATATAGTGCTACTAGAACAAATTTTTAGAGCTTTATGTATAAATAATAACCACCCCTATCATAAATAA
- a CDS encoding 50S ribosomal protein L11 methyltransferase, translating to MKENYYELVINVKSSQELFLDLLAQLTQGAVEIEENALIARSEENLEDVEFGIKEFAKALGVECKTSLVVKKNEDWIKKYQESVKAVEVGKFFVRPSWIEAKHDKIDIIINPALSFGSGHHETTNSCLEAISKYMKSEYEVLDVGCGSGILSIAANKLGAKVDICDTDEVCIESSKSNFLLNNAQFNNAWTGSAMLSNKKYDFVIANIVADVLVMISKELKKCLKEGSTLVLSGILDNHLNKVLKKFEDLEQIEVIQKNEWVTLVLKKGV from the coding sequence GTGAAAGAAAATTATTATGAGTTAGTTATAAATGTAAAAAGTTCACAAGAGTTGTTCTTAGATTTATTGGCTCAATTAACTCAAGGTGCAGTTGAGATAGAAGAGAATGCACTTATTGCAAGAAGTGAAGAGAATTTAGAAGATGTTGAATTTGGAATTAAAGAGTTTGCAAAGGCTTTAGGAGTTGAGTGTAAGACTTCTTTAGTAGTGAAAAAAAATGAAGATTGGATAAAAAAGTATCAAGAATCTGTAAAAGCAGTAGAAGTTGGTAAATTTTTTGTAAGACCATCTTGGATTGAAGCTAAACATGATAAAATTGATATCATCATAAATCCAGCACTTTCTTTTGGTTCAGGTCATCACGAAACAACAAATAGTTGTTTGGAAGCTATTTCTAAATATATGAAAAGTGAATATGAAGTTCTTGATGTAGGGTGTGGAAGTGGTATTTTATCAATTGCAGCTAACAAACTAGGTGCAAAAGTTGATATTTGTGATACAGATGAAGTTTGTATTGAAAGTTCAAAGTCTAATTTTTTACTAAACAATGCACAATTTAACAATGCATGGACAGGAAGTGCAATGCTTTCTAATAAGAAGTATGATTTTGTTATTGCAAATATAGTTGCAGATGTTTTAGTAATGATTTCAAAAGAGTTGAAGAAATGCTTAAAAGAGGGTTCTACCTTAGTATTATCAGGGATATTAGATAATCATTTAAATAAAGTGTTGAAAAAATTTGAAGATTTAGAACAAATTGAGGTAATTCAAAAAAATGAATGGGTTACACTCGTATTAAAAAAAGGAGTTTAG